Genomic segment of Paraburkholderia agricolaris:
CAGCGGCGCGAATTCCGCAGCCGACTCAATGCGATGCCCCTTCGCGCCGTAACTCTCCGCATACGCAACGAAATCGGGGTTGCTCAGCGTCATGCCGTAGTCCGGGAAGTTCATGTTTTCCTGCTTCCAGCGGATCATGCCGAACGCGTCGTCGCGCAAAATCAGGATCACCAGATCGAGCCGCAGACGCACGGCCGTTTCCAGTTCCTGCGAATTCATCATGAAACCGCCATCGCCACACACCGCCATGACCTTGCGGTCCGGGTGCACGATCTTGGTTGCGATCGCCGAGGGCAAGCCGGCGCCCATCGACGCCAGCGCGTTATCGAGCAGCAGCGAATTCGGTTCGTGCGCACGGTAGTAGCGCGCGAACCAGATCTTGTACATCCCGTTGTCCAGACACACGATGCCGTCTACCGGCGTGGTTTCGTAGACGTCGTTGACGATTCGCACCGGGTACATCGGGAACCGGTCGTCGAGCTGGCCTTTGACCAGATGCGCTTCGAAATGCTGCTTGATCTCCTTGAAGCGCGTGAAGTCCCAATGCTCCTGCCGCTCCTTGAGACTTTCCTTGAGTTGCCACACGGCGTTGGCGATGTCGCCCACCACTTCGATCTGCGGAAAATACACCGTATCGACTTCCGCGCCGAGAAAGTTGACGTGAATCACCGTCTTCTCGCCCGCTTCGCCGCTGCGCATGAAGAATGGCGGCTTTTCGATCACATCGTGACCGACATTGATGATGCAATCCGCGTGGTCGATCGCGCGGTGTACGAAGTCGCCGTCGGACAAGGTCGCGTTGCCGAGCCACATCGGATGTGATTCGTCGATCACGCCCTTGCCCATCTGCGTCGTAAAGAACGGAATGCCGATCTGGTCGACGAATTCCCGCAACATCTTGGTGGTGGTCTTGCGGTTGCCACCCGCGCCGATCATCAGCAAGGGATGCTTCGCCTTCGTGATCGCCTCCACCGCGCGCGCCACGGCCTTTTCTTCGGCGACGGGACGGCGGCTGAAGCTCTTCGGAATCGGATGGCCGTCGCCCTCTTCGTGCGCGACGTCTTCCGGCAATTCGAGGTGCGTGGCGCCGGGCCGTTCTTCTTCTGCCTGACGAACCGCCTCGCGCACCGCGGCCGGAATGTTGCCGATCGATACGATCTGCCGCGTGTACTTGGTGAGCGGCTCCATCATCCGCACCACGTCGACGATCTGAAAATGCCCCTGCTTGCTCGACTTGATTGGCTTTTGCCCGGTCACCATCAGCATCGGCATACCGCCTAACTGCGCGTACGCGGCGGCGGTCACGAAGTTGGTCGCGCCCGGCCCCAGGGTGGCCAGACACACGCCGGTGCGTCCGGTGAGGCGTCCATACGTGGCGGCCATGAAACCGGCCGCCTGTTCGTGACGCGTAAGAATCAGACGAATTTTCGAGCGGCGCAGCGATTCGAGCAGATCGAGATTTTCTTCACCGGGAATGCCGAACACGTACTCGACACCTTCGGCTTCCAGCGATTTGACGAACAGGTCCGATGCTTTCATGGAGGGTCTCGCTTGATGAAACGGACGCGGGCTCTGAGCCCGCCCGTTGGGGTCCGGTATCGGACGATCGAAGACGACGACAGCCGGCGCGACGCGAGCGGCACGCGGCATGGCAGGCCGGCACAGCGGATGCCACGCCGGACAGCTTACTACTCGAACGGAAAGGATGCGCGCAGGCGGGCAGCGCCGCAAGGCGGAGACAAACGTCAGGCAAGGCAGGCGGCGTGGTTGAAGAGAGCCGCCGCATCATGCTCAGCGATTGAGATTGGTGGTGATGCAGTCGGACAGCATCGGCGGAGCGTTTTCGCCGTCCGTCGCGTCGTACAGGTCGGCGCGCGGGCCCTTGGTCCACCAGGTGTAGCTGCCGGCCTGGTACTTCGCGCCGGAGGCCGAGATTGTATTGACGAACAGCAGCTGCTGACCTTTCACAGGCACGAGCGCGAAGCTCTGGCCGTTCGCCGTGTTCCAGTAGGTCACCTGCAGAATCTTGCCGGTCGCGCAGGTGTATTTGTGCGTCTGGCGGCTCTTGGCCTGAATCTCGGAGAGATGCAATGGCACGGCCCATGCATTACCGTACAACGCCGCAAGACCCGCTGCCGTAGCAACTGCAACAAGCCATTTCTTCATGAGATGCCTCGATCGTTGTTGCACATCGAGCACGAGCGGCGTGCCCTGGTTTGCATCCGCTGTTGCAGTTGGGCTGCGCCACCGGATGATCGCTCGCGAAGCTATCGTGAAACCGCTGCGAACCGCTTAGGGATCGATCACACCGGCGCAGGCATCGGTCGGCGCGGCGGCGACGTGTCCAACCAGCGGCACGATCTTCAACCCAGCCGACGCCACCCGGCACGGCGCAGCGGCAAGGCCGCACCCCGTCACGCCGGCACAGAGCGCGAGTATCACACCCAGTGCGCCGAGACGGCCGAGCGCTCCAGACCGCATGTTCTTGCGGGACTCCAGGGCCATACGTACCTCTACTTCAACGAACTTCGATGAATCAGGCTGCGCGCGCGGCAAGTCTTGTCCGGCGCGCGCAGTACTTCACAGCACTTCACGGTACTTCACTTCATTTGCACGGCACCTCGATACGTTGCAACTCAGACCCGCAACGCGCTTCGACGCCCCTTACTTCGTGGAAACGGGCCGCACCGCCGCCGCAGCCTGTTTCGCCCGCGCGCGGGCTTCGTCGACCGTTTCGCCAGTGGCGAGCGCCACACCCATCCGGCGCTTGACGAAACTCTCCGGTTTGCCGAACAGACGCAGATCCGCATTCGGTACAGCCAATGCCGCGGCAACACCTTCGAAAGCGATCGCCGTTTCGTCCAGACCGCCGTAAATCACCGCCGACGCGCCCGGTGCCCGCAGCGACGTATCCACCGGCAAGCCGAGAATCGCGCGCGCATGCAGTTCGAACTCCGAGAAGCGTTGCGAGCACAGCGTGACCAGACCGGTATCGTGCGGACGCGGACTGACTTCCGAAAACCATACGTCATCGCCGCGCACGAAAAGTTCCACGCCGAACAGGCCCCTGCCGCCCAATGCCGCAGTCACCTTGTGCGCCACTTCGCGCGAACGTTCCAGCGCAAGCGGGCTCATCGACTGGGGCTGCCACGATTCGACGTAGTCGCCCGCCACCTGCACGTGACCGATCGGATCGCAGAAATACGTGCTGACTGCGCCGCTCGCCGGATCGATCGCGCGCACGGTCAGTTGCGTGATTTCGTATTCGAAGTCGATAAAGCCCTCGACGATCACCCGGCCGTGATTCACGCGGCCACCCGCCATCGCATATTGCCAGGCGGGTTCGACATCCGCGTCGCTCTTCAGCACCGACTGGCCCTTGCCGGACGACGACATCACCGGCTTCACGACGCACGGATAGCCGACCTTGGCAATGCCCGCGCGCAGTTCCTCAAGCGAATCGGCGAACGCGTACGGCGAGGTCGGCAGGCCGAGTTCCTCAGCAGCCAGACGGCGGATGCCTTCACGGTTCATGGTGAGTTGCGTGGCGCGCGCGGTCGGAATCACTTCGGCGAGGCCGTCGGTTTCGATGGCGGCGAGTGCGTCCGTTGCGATCGCCTCGATCTCGGGGACGATCAGGTGCGGGCGCTCCTGCTCCACCAGCGCGCGCAACGCGGCGCGGTCGGTCATGTCGATCATGTGCGAGCGATGCGCGACCTGATGACCCGGCGCATTCGGATAACGGTCGACGGCGATCACTTCGACGCCCAGCCGTTGCAGCGCGATGATCACTTCCTTGCCGAGTTCGCCGGCGCCGAGCAGCATGACGCGCGTGGCGGATTCAGAAAGAGGTGTGCCGATCCGTTGGCCGATCTGCATGAGGTCTCCAGATAAAAGTCGGATGAGGGTGGGAATAGGTAGAACACGATGTTAACATGCGCACCCCGCGCCGCGCCTTGCTCGCCGGGTCCGCGTGGCCATTTGTGCGCAGGGCGCGCAGAAAGGCTGCTGCGCACGTGTTTAAGCCCGCTCACGCCGTTGCGCTCGCGTGCGGCGAGCTTAGTGCGTTACCCTTACGCCTTCGCCAGTTTGAAGAGGAACGACGCCATGCCCCAAAGCGCCTCCCCGCGACGTGTTGCGCGCTTCATCCCGTACGCGCGCTCGGTCATCGCCGCGTTGAGCGTCGCCGCGCTATGCAGCGCGTGCGCCATGCCGAAGCATCCCGATTCGGAAGCGGCACCGCCCGATCCGTTCAACCCGGCCGCCACCCAGTTGCTGGACGACACCAGTTGGGTACTCACCGGCTGGAAACAGGCTGACGGCACGGCACGTGAGATTCCGTCCGCCGATCAGGGCGCACCGATCACGCTCGTGCTCTCAACCGCCAAAGGCCTGCGCCACGCCAGCGGCTTTTCCGGCTGCAACCGCTACATGGGCTCGTATGCGCTGAAAGACGGCAAGCTGAGCTTCGGCACGCTGGGCGGCACGCGCATGGCGTGCGCGACGCCGGGCGGACAGATCGAAGGCCCGTATCTCAATGCGCTGCAGCACATCGAGCGCACCGGCGTACAGATGCGCGCGCCGCAGCAGATGCAGCTCATACTCGATAACGGCGACACGCTCACGTTCAGCAGTAGCGCCAAATGACGCATCCACGGGCCGCTGAATGGATTCAACGGATGCGGCGTCACAACCGATGCTGTCCGCATGGCGCGCGTCGGGCCCGGTAGCGGCCGTTGTTTTTCACCGACGGCAGGCCGCGCACCGGTCTGCCTTCCCATTCGACGCAAGCATACTTGCGTTTGCCTTCGAAGCATCGGGCTTCGCCAGTTAAACTCGACGGATTGCGTTTTTGCGGGTCCGTCATTCGCTGATGTCTAGTATGCACACGGTAGTTTTCGGCTGGTTCGGCGGGTCAGCCGTCTGGTTCATTCCTCTTTTGTGGCGTCTCGTGAAGTCGGCGCTGCCAGGCGGCGCAGGTTTGCGCGGCCCCGGCACGATCCGCCTCTGGCTCGGCTTCGTCTGCGTGATGCTGGCGAGTTGCACGCTGGAGGCGTCGCTGATCGGCACGGCCGGCGTGAATGGTTTCGGCCACGCGCTGGCGGCGGCCTTCGGACATCTGCTCGGGCATATCGGCACGCCGCTCGCGGCACTCGCCCTGCTCGCGATCAGCTTGCCCTGGCTGATCGACTTCCGCTGGCGCGATGTCGCCGTGTGGGCCGATGGGGCATTCGGCCTCGGGCTGTCACGCGGCCTCGCCAAACGCGACGAGGAAGCGCGCCGCCATCGCAGTGTCGATGACGGTTTGCCGTCGCACGTCTCGCCGGCCACCAATACGATGGCGCCTAAAAGCAACGGACGTTATGCGCGTCCGACAGTCTGGCGGCCGCCGGCGGGTGGCCGCGGTGCCACTGCGGGGGCGGCAACGGCTAAAGACGCAACGGCGCGCGGCACGGCGGCAAGCTGGCGCGTCGGCGCGATGAAGACGCGCAGCCAGACGGCGCAGGCAGAGCCGGTGCTACGGACGGACGTCGGGACGCCGCCGCGCCAGACGCCGCGGCCCTTGCCGATGCAAACGCAAACGCCGGTACAGACGCACCCGTTAAAAGCGGACAAGGCCGCGTGGACACCGGCCGAGCCGGTCGCGCCGAGCGGATGGTTGCGTGAGTCCGCAACGACGCCACGCGCGCCCGCTGCGGCTTCGGCGGCTTCGGCGTTGCATACCATGGCGGCCGCGCGGCTGGCGACCGGCTCGGCCGCCAGTTCGTCGTCCGGTTTGTCATCCGGTCCGACGCCGAGCACTTCGGCCGGCGCGGGTCGGCCGTCGGCGACTCAAGGTAGAGCGGCCGACATATCTCAAGGAAGTCGCTCCACGGCGGCCCCACCGCCGTTCGCACCCGCTCCGCGCACGAACGCCAGCATCACGCCGGCTCAACCCACGCGGCGTCCGGCTTCGCTCGGTACGCCAGCGCCCAGCTATACACGGCCGATGCCCGCCGCGCAGAAAGTCACGCCGCCTGCCAGCGTCCAGGAAACGCTTCGTAGCATCGCGGAAAACGCCGCGCGCTGGACTGACATCGCCGGCGTCAGCCTCGCGCGCAGCAGCGGCGGGGAAAACACGCTGGTCACAACGGATCCGTTGAGCGCCGAACCATCGGTCGAAGCTGTGCAATCTGGCGTGGCTTCGCCACGTGCAAGCGAAGCTGAAGTGGGCGCGGCACCGGGCGTGGATGTACCTTTGCAGGAGGTAGCCGAGGCTGCGCCGAACCTGCCGCCGATGCAACCACCGGTCGAAACGACACGGATTGAAGCGGCATCCGAGACGCCGATCGCGGACGACACCGAGCCCGTCGTGCAATGGCCGATTGAGCCGCCGATCATTCAGGCGCCGTTGGCATCGACGGCACCGACATCGGCGCAGGTGCAAACGCAGGCGAACGCGCAAACAGCGTCACCGCCGCCAGCCATGCAACATGCTGCGCCGGCGAGCACCGCAACGCCGTTTCAAACCTTCGCTGCGCAATTGCACACAAGCAGCGCGCAAGCGGACGTGCCGCCGCCCCTCGAAGAAGAGCCGACGCCCGACCACGCCGCGCCGCCCGCGCCAATCGCCGAAGTCGTCATCGATAAACCG
This window contains:
- a CDS encoding acetolactate synthase large subunit, which gives rise to MKASDLFVKSLEAEGVEYVFGIPGEENLDLLESLRRSKIRLILTRHEQAAGFMAATYGRLTGRTGVCLATLGPGATNFVTAAAYAQLGGMPMLMVTGQKPIKSSKQGHFQIVDVVRMMEPLTKYTRQIVSIGNIPAAVREAVRQAEEERPGATHLELPEDVAHEEGDGHPIPKSFSRRPVAEEKAVARAVEAITKAKHPLLMIGAGGNRKTTTKMLREFVDQIGIPFFTTQMGKGVIDESHPMWLGNATLSDGDFVHRAIDHADCIINVGHDVIEKPPFFMRSGEAGEKTVIHVNFLGAEVDTVYFPQIEVVGDIANAVWQLKESLKERQEHWDFTRFKEIKQHFEAHLVKGQLDDRFPMYPVRIVNDVYETTPVDGIVCLDNGMYKIWFARYYRAHEPNSLLLDNALASMGAGLPSAIATKIVHPDRKVMAVCGDGGFMMNSQELETAVRLRLDLVILILRDDAFGMIRWKQENMNFPDYGMTLSNPDFVAYAESYGAKGHRIESAAEFAPLLRECFATPGVHVIDLPIDYSDNERVLNREIKRLSAQL
- a CDS encoding MliC family protein; the encoded protein is MKKWLVAVATAAGLAALYGNAWAVPLHLSEIQAKSRQTHKYTCATGKILQVTYWNTANGQSFALVPVKGQQLLFVNTISASGAKYQAGSYTWWTKGPRADLYDATDGENAPPMLSDCITTNLNR
- a CDS encoding DUF6726 family protein encodes the protein MALESRKNMRSGALGRLGALGVILALCAGVTGCGLAAAPCRVASAGLKIVPLVGHVAAAPTDACAGVIDP
- the purT gene encoding formate-dependent phosphoribosylglycinamide formyltransferase; amino-acid sequence: MQIGQRIGTPLSESATRVMLLGAGELGKEVIIALQRLGVEVIAVDRYPNAPGHQVAHRSHMIDMTDRAALRALVEQERPHLIVPEIEAIATDALAAIETDGLAEVIPTARATQLTMNREGIRRLAAEELGLPTSPYAFADSLEELRAGIAKVGYPCVVKPVMSSSGKGQSVLKSDADVEPAWQYAMAGGRVNHGRVIVEGFIDFEYEITQLTVRAIDPASGAVSTYFCDPIGHVQVAGDYVESWQPQSMSPLALERSREVAHKVTAALGGRGLFGVELFVRGDDVWFSEVSPRPHDTGLVTLCSQRFSEFELHARAILGLPVDTSLRAPGASAVIYGGLDETAIAFEGVAAALAVPNADLRLFGKPESFVKRRMGVALATGETVDEARARAKQAAAAVRPVSTK
- a CDS encoding META domain-containing protein; the protein is MPQSASPRRVARFIPYARSVIAALSVAALCSACAMPKHPDSEAAPPDPFNPAATQLLDDTSWVLTGWKQADGTAREIPSADQGAPITLVLSTAKGLRHASGFSGCNRYMGSYALKDGKLSFGTLGGTRMACATPGGQIEGPYLNALQHIERTGVQMRAPQQMQLILDNGDTLTFSSSAK